GTAATGGTTGATGACAAGGGAGAACAGAAGGAGACTAAGGCAAGTTCCGCTTAACTCGAGATTCGAGGATAATTTTGAATAACACACCAACAACACTGCAGCATTGAGTAGTCATGTAGAATAGTCAAGCCAAACAAATGGCTTACATTAAAATGTAACAACTCTCCAGATCGGTTCGAACTTAAAATTACAAAGTTTACCTGCAATATGACAAAATGGCAGAACTTAAGTATAGGCATAGATTGAAGAACATGACTGTGTCTAAATTGTCACATGCTATAAGAGCAGCTCATCTGAAACTACCCTTGACAGCCACTCCCTGTGAGTTTCATAGTTCCTTGTATGGGCTCACCTGTTGGGGCCCAGGATTTGATTTCCTGCGTGCTCTTCCCTCCACAAGCCCAGTGACAGCATCTGTGGTTAATTTATATTGATCCTTTACAGGATTAGTAGGTTTAAGAGTTTCAATCTTCCTTGGACGCCCGCGTTTCCGCTTTTGACTGCCAATTGGTCTTGGAGGGCTGATTTCCTTTATGCTGGCATCATTTGGAGGGCTTTCTTCCTTTTTGCTGGCATCATTTGGATTGCTGATTACCTGGATGTCATCATCTGCAGCATTGTCTTTGTCAAGCTTTGCCATTCTAGCTTTGTAGGCCTTCTTCTGTAGAGCAGAAACCGGTATGTTAGTTGTATTGTGCAAACATGGAAGATTTTGCTGAATTGAAAAGACAGTTGTGTCGGACTAACCAGTATAGTTCTTGAAGTAACGGATGGAAGGTTGGTGTAAAACTCAAGCCGATGGACAAATTTTGATCTGCCCATCTCATTTGTTCAGATCATATTCCTGTGTGCTCTCTACATTCAACAAAAAAATCATGATAGTTGGGCTTTCCACAATGAGTTTCCATAGTTCCTTGGTGGTTCATGCAAGTGACAAGGGAGTCTGTATTGTTTTTAATgtaacatctgtagatgacccaaGTTGTCTTGAAAAATATATGTTCCATATCGGTTGCTTCCATGATTAGAAGAACTGAATCTTAGAAAATGCAACTTGGATGGATGAAAGGGCCATTTGTTCAGTGATTGTTTGATGAGTTTCTGGTGGTCTATTTAATTCCTGTTATGTCTAATTGGATAAAGGATCTTTTGGAAATTTATTATCAACCACAAAACTGAACTAGATTCAGATATGCAGAAAGACTCTGATGCCCTCTATGAATTATTCATTCTCTCACAATATAATATATAAGAGCTCTGCTGCATTTTTCGTTGCTTACCAAGAGGTTCATATCTCTGAAAGTAGCCTTTTCTCAACCTATTATTTGGTTCTCGGTGTTGTTTGTATTATGATATTGCCTGTTTGTCATTGCTTAGCAAGAGGCAATAATCATTTTCGAAACTTGCAGGGATATAATCATTTTCGAAACTAGGCTATTCCACGCAGAGGAGAAAGGAGGCACTCAGTACAGTACATACCAAACACTTTTCAACTGTAAAACAATTGGGCTTACTGTTACTCAAGAACCGAGCAGATATGGGTGGATTGTGTACCTTAGATGTGATTGAGGTGCTCTTCACTGTCAGGTGGAGAACACCGGCGGGGAGGTGGCGGTGGGTGCAGGGGCGACGCCGGCGCGGGGTTTCACCAGCCGAAGTGTGCGTCCACGAGGCCTACGAATCCGCCTCCGTCGCAGGCCAGTCCACCCGCGCGACAGAGATATCCGGTGATGGGCGCCGGCGCTGCAGGAGTGCCGCAGCGGAAGGTGTTCGGCGACGGCAGGGAAACTGGTCCGGCCGTGGGCGCCGTCGCTACAGGGGCTCCGCAGAACGGTTGCGGCAGCGGCTCCGCGGAACGGTTGCGGCAGCGGAAGGTGTTCGGCTGCAGGTGCTCCGCGGCAGGGGTTCGGCTACACGGGCTCCGCGGCCGCAGTGATTGGCGGCGGCAGGGATTCGCCCAGGAGGCAGAGGAGCAGAGAGGATCGGGGGAATTGCAGATGGAGTTGTGTGGTCGTGCGATGTGGGGCGGTTGCCATGCGAAGTTACCACAATACCCTTAGAATGTTAAATTAAAATACAAAATTAAATGATTAGACCGGACGGCTAGAATAAATTCTGGCGGTAGTACTGGGTAGTACTCCGTAGTACCGCCCAATCACCGTAACACAGCTCAAATTGTAATAGGAAAAGGCAAAATGAATTGGGGTACTACGAGAAGGGTCACAATCTTTGTGCCACTTATACTATGGATTCTAGATTTCTATGATGTTGATAGGCAATAGAGAATATCAAACCACGCCGGTACTCACAATTGTCCTCAAAAGTTGTAATGGCCAAATGAAATGAAATGAAACTAAGCATTCTTGTTTGCTAAAAGTAAACTCCTTAGATAAGGTAAACTTATAGAGATCAAATGGTTAATGCAATTCAGTTCctaggtgcatatgctccctctaccaagaaAAAATATTTCGAAGTGCCGAAAAATTTGGTtacaaaattctacatgtacatttccataatatatgtgtgatCGTCAAGTTTCGCGAGAAACCGatatttttgtggtctatgtagaaaaaagaaaatttattttgtgaaaagccttatttttagcatcgattttgtctttttacacacgACACACGACACATGAAACGACTTTTTTTTTTGGCTcatagcacatgaagatgtacatctaattttttttcagtttttttaacattttaaatgtgttcaagttgtgtttcaaaataaagggagtatatgctcctatgagccaaaacacgACTTCCTCTTTTTTCCCCTCTATCTTTGACTACTAACTAATATTGATATTTGAATTTTTACTTCATTGATCAAACATATTTGGTAGTTTAGACATGAGGGAGAGTATATTATTCAGTAGACACTCAAAGTTGCTCATTGAAGCAAGCTGCGTTTGGCATGTTACAAAGTTCTTAATAATTCAGGAAAAAGGAGAATTGGAGTCGCGATATCCTGGTCGAATTTAGATTTATGTTTTCGTGATTATAATTTCCTCTCCGTGTTCCTTCCGTCGACTCGACGGCGagcggccgcgccgccgccgcgccgccacgtCCACAGGAAAGGGGCGGCCGCCGCTGCCAGGTGGGCCCCACATTCTATCCTGCGAGCTCCGTCCGAGGCCTCGGAGTCCGCGcccgcgccaccaccaccactccaaTCGCTCTCCCTCCCGAATCCCTAATTGAGAGATAAACCACCACACCACCGTCACACGCTCCACTCTCACCTCACACTCCGCAGCCATGGGCACGTCGGGGTCCAAGGGCATGGACGGCGTCGGGGGCGCCGGCGGGGCCGCGCTCCCCGGCGACGGCGGAGTGGACGGGGACGAGGGCAGCGCCGGCGGCGCGGTCACGGGGTCGTGGCACGGCGGCGCGCAGCTCTACGTCTCGCTCAAGATGGAGAAGGCGCGGATCATCGGCGACCTCGTGCCGCACGTCTACGGCTCCGAGCCCATCATCGGCTCATGGGACCCCGCACACGCCGTACGGACCCGCCACTGGCTGCTGCTCCTGCTCCCACGCTTGCCGGTTTAATTTGGTTTACATTGTGATCGAGGATTTGGTTTCGGTTTTTGCAGCTCCCGATGGAGAGGGAGCTGGCGTCCATGTGGGAGCTCAGCTTCGTCGTGCCGCCAGACCATGGTATGCACGCTACCTACCTGCCTGCCCTTTCTATACTTTTCAGTACTGTTTATTTAGTAACGGAATGGGTTTGGTGATCTCGTCTGATGGATTAAAACTTGGGGAAGCTGTACTGACCTCCCAGCTGCAGCAATTTAACCAAAAACCTTCAGGAGTTTGTTTGGTAGAATAGTCAATTGCCCCAGTTAAAAGCAAGTGTTCAGTTCAACTTCTGCGAACTCTGGTGCAAATTGCTGAACCTGATTGTTCCTGATGATCACGACCCGTGCAATTTGCTGCAGAAACACTCGACTTCAAATTCCTGCTCAAGCCCAAGGATGCGGCGACCCCGTGCATCATCGAGGAAGGGCCCACACGGCTTCTCACGGGTGGCATGCTCGAGGGTGACGTGAGGCTTGCAAACTTCAGGATTAATGGAGACGACGAGCCGCATGAGTTCAGGGTGTTCAACAAGGCCGACATCGTGTCTCCGCTTGATCTCGCCGCGAGCTGGAGGGTGTACAAGGAGAACTTCCAGCCTTCCATGGTCCGGGGAATCCCTGACGTCAGTATAAATGAAGCACCCGCTCATGCGACCGAGGTGAGAAGTGTAGTGAAAATGAGTACCTGGCTTTGAGTTTTGCCATGCTCTTATGCTTCTGTGTTATGCTTGCATTTCATTAACCCTTCTGCTCGAATCACTGGTTCATTTGGTATCCAAAGTTTATATGAAGTCAACAAGTACACAAAAAATGATGATGACATGAATGGTTTTGACTTCCTTCATTGAAAGTTCAATCTTAGCCATGCAATTTTCTGAAATCCGGAATGTGATATGTCCATAACATATTAACAGTCCAAACGATCACATGAGAGCTGTTTTTTCGCATTTTCTTGCCTTTTGATAGCCTTCTTTGTGCTATCTTATAATTGTAATTGCCATTTGCTTAAGATAATCTGCACACTAAAAAAATAATATGTTATTAACATTTCCTCTTATTTTACCAGTTAATTTAATACTTGCATGATTTTCAATGCTAATAGCAGCTAGTTGGTCTTGTGGTCACCTTTTTTTCTGTCGTGCCTGCAGGATGGATCTGGTTCTAGTCTGGAGCTTGACTTAGAACATTATGTTGTTCCAACACCAACTGCGCCACCAACTGAATATGCAGCAAACCTTGCTGCAACCCCAGCATCCTTAACTCAACCCAGCATATGGACAAATGATATACCTCTTAGCGATGGTATTCAGAGTCCAAGTGCTTCTGCAGATTTTCAAGATCATAGTGACCACAATAAAGTAAGATGTAATCTAGAAAAATTGGTATGCTAAAATGTTGGTTGTACTATTCCGTATAATTATTTAATTGTGTTGTACTTAAAGAAAAGGGTCTGACCAGGGTCTGATGCATCAGTTTCTGGTTGATATATAACTGCTCCATATCCATTTTTCTCACTTCTATAATGAACTTAATGTTCCCTGAATTGATCCTCCAACCAATAATGAACTAGTATGGTTTAGTTTTTTTTTATCATTTTATATAATGAATCATGATTTTTGTTAAGTTACATCTACTTGATATCCATTACTTTCTTTTGAAGTGCAAGTGTTTTTGTTTCATAATATCGTATTGCAGAGTTATACACAATCAAGTATATGATTCATGTATTTCTGCAAACCAAAGTTAGTGTTCTAAAAGAGCCATGCCACATTATTTTGGTCCTTTTGTAGGATACTGAGGCCCCAGTAGCAGATTCTTCTAAGAAGTTACAAGTTTCTGGAATGGTAGAGTCAAAATCAGTTGGTACCTTAATACCATTGCAAAATCAGGACAGGCAAAAGGGACTTTATGTTGACAGGGGTGTTGTCTCTCCTAAGCTTGGCAAATCGTTTAGTGCATGTTCCCTGGCATCTGGCCTTAATTTTGGATCAACAAAGGTCAGTATTGTCCGTATCCTCAACTAGagtaggaggtaacaaaagaaaaCTGAAATAATTAGGAATAAGTTGTGTACGGGTTGATCCTATACACTGACTACATGGTGTATTAAGTGCCTGAATGAACAATTATAAACTTCTAGAGACTTGGTTGAAATTGTGGAACAGGTGTCTGTAAGCTAGTATAAACTAGAATAACCCATTTATTCATTATTCTTTGATGTTGTTAAATAAATATTCCAACAGATTACCTGATTCTTTCTTATTGTTGACTTATTTGAAGGCCATGCCAGAAGCAGCCGGAGCTGTTGCAGCTGCAGCTGTAGCTGATAGGTTGCATGGATCAAAGGAGGACAGGAAACTGGCTATTGTTTTGGTAAAATAATATACTTCTGTTACAGCTGTTAATTGTTTTTCATCTCTTATATGAATATTGAAAGCTAATGTGATAGTATGAGTTTATGATCACCGTATACCATGAAAAAATATTTTATTTTCATTGTTGTTACATAGTAGTATAGTACCTAGTAGCACAATGCATATGCACTTTAATGTTCATAGTGTAAGCAGGGAGAGGAATAACCAGCCATTAGGATATCTTTTATTAAGATTCATTACTGTTTGTGCTTGAGCATATTCATATATTGTTGGTCATTGCTTCTTCTGAAAGGTCAATTATCCATCTGAAAATGTCTACTCATAATTAGGTTGGCCTACCAGCTCGTGGTAAAACCTTCACTGCAGTTAAGCTTACTAGGTACCTTCGTTGGCTAGGTCATGAAACAAAACACTTCAACGTTGGAAAGGTGAGAGGGTATTATCTTGCACAAACAGTACATATTCTTGGATTACTGGAAAATGAACTGAACTCTGTTGGTTGAAACTTGATGTGTAGTACCGCCGTCTGAAGCATGGAGCAAATCAGGTACTAAGAACTGTCATTTGCTACAATTCGCTTCACATGTTTTTGTTGAAGTATAAGCCTTTTTTTTAACATTGCACGATATTTTATTTTCAAGTTACTCTATATCTATATTTGCTTTTATGCATCACTATTGTATTAATATCAGTAATCGTTATCACGGCTATCTTATGCTTGGGTTATTCATCATTCACGACATGCTTGGCGAGCCATATAAAGGAAATGACTTTTAATATCAGTAATAGTTATCACTGCCATCTTATGCTTGGGTTACTCTTACTCATTTTTTACCTTTTTTTAAAGCTCATGAtcgtaggggaagcccctacggTGTGTAATTTCTTTTATATATTTCCAAAGAAGAATGTTAATATATGCACCATTCACTACATGCTAGGCAAGCCATATAAAGGAAATGACTTGAGGTGCTTTATCTGTAGGGGTAGAGGGCATCCACCAATTCTTTATAGGAAATGACTTGAACCATTCACTATATGCACCATTCCAAACAGTTCTGTATATGTAGGGGTAGAGGTCATCCACCAATTTTCGCAGTAAACGTTGAATCTCACCAACTAGCTGCTTACTGAATATGTATGCTCATTGGTTGAGCAAGTCAATTCATAGACTCTTTTTTTTCTCCATACTTCTATCTGCACTGTTACTGTACCCATGACATGGTTGGCCCTGATTCTTATCATAATACTGCTTATTCACATGATATCTTGTATATCTGGATTTTTGCAATGTAGTTTCTTTAGCAAATGTCAGCAAAACCATATTCCTTCACCTAACAATTCTGTAGTTTCATTGGTTCAGTCTGCAGACTTTTTCCGTCCTGATAACCAAGAAGGGATTGAGGCACGTAATGAGGTTAGCATGCTTTGTTCTACAGTTTGttgctaagtacactctaaattgTATAGATTCTTCATGTTCACAATATATGTCGTTCAACGTTTTTAAGATGATTGCCTCACAACCAGCCCCATGAGACGAATATTAACATTAAAGTGATAGCTGTGATTCAAACAAATTTATCCATTTTTTTATTCTGTCCAACATGTTTCCAGGTGGCTGCTTTAGCAATGGAAGACATGATAGACTGGATGCATGGAGGTGGTCAGGTAAGCTGATGTTATGTTACATAGCCTGCTAACAATGTAATATTCCTTCTGACCAGTTCCATTTTTTTTTAGGTTGGTATATTTGATGCAACGAACAGCACAAGCAAAAGGAGGTATATGCTAATGAAGATGGCTGAAGGGAACTGTAAGGTAAGTCACACTTCCACAAAAATACTGTCATACTATTGACAGTTTGTGGGTTAGTTTAATTGTCCTTTTGTGCGTTTGATACATTTGTATTACGTACTGCTTGCTAACTGAATTCATTCTCTACAGATAATATTTCTGGAGACAATATGTAACGACAGGAACATAATCGAAAGGAACGTTCGCCTGAAAATTCAGCAAAGTCCTGACTATGCTGATCAGTTAGGAACCGACAACCCCTCAATTTTCCCTCGCTAGAAAGATAATATCCGTGAACTTATTCCCATGCAATTTTgtaggccagactatgaagctggATTGCAGGATTTCCTTGAGCGCCTGACAAACTATGAGAAGGTCTCAAACTCTCAATGCTAAACAAGTTATATTCTGGTGTAGTGTTTCATGCGAAATGAAAATTTTGAGCTCTGTAAACTATATAATGTTGAATCAAGTAGGATTCATATTGCAGGTCTACGAGCCAGTGGAGGAAGGTTCTTATATCAAAATGATTGATATGGTAAAAGGGGAGGGTGGTCAGTTACAGGTAACAAACATTATTTTCCTGGTTATCCTGCTGTCCTgtttttaaacataaggccatTGGCCCGGCTTTATAGATAAAGCCATAGCGGCAACATAGTAGCGATACAATGACAGTTCGAGATCACCAACACACCCACACTCTAGATTAAGGTCTCATACAAGTGCCTCATAGGCAGCCCACAACAAGAAAATAAAGACGACATGATAGCAGTAGTCAAGAGCCCTCCGTACTCATCCTCGCGTAGAGCCGCCTAAGCTCGCCCAGCGCCTCGTCCAAGAGGTCCCTGTCCCGATGTCTTACCAGAACCCTCCAGCTCTGCATGTGAGTAGACATGGTGAAGAGAACGTCAGCTGGATGTCCGATCACCTTCCCTTCGATAGCTAGCTTGTTGCGTGTGTTCCAAAGCGTCCAGCCTAGAGCTGCGAAGGCGAACCAAGCTAGCCTACGTAAAGGTCCGGAGAGACCTTGGACTATCGCAATGAACTCACCGACCCCTGTTGGATTCCAGTTACATGGGAGAAGTTCCTGCACCCCTGCCCACATGAACTTGCCACAGGAAAACTCGGATCTTGGGCGGCACCCTCGTTCGCCAAACTTCCTTGTAAAAGGGGTATTCGGTTACTAAGTCTTATATTTACAAGGCACACAAGATAGGTTCTGACCTGTTATATCTCAAACTGTACTAGGGTTCATTCATTACACCAAACCGAGAATTTTCGTTGAATTATGTTCTTGTGGGCTTCTAGCGTTTGAAACTCATCATGCCAGATTTGTTTAGTACTTCTTTGAATTTCTTAACTTTTTGTCACCTTGTTCCAGGTGAACAATATCAGTGGCTATCTCCCTGGTCGTATTGTCTTTTTCTTGGTATGTACTTCAATGCTTAGTTGCTTACACTATAAATTTGATACAGTATATGGTTGCAGTTTCCGGAGAAATCATAATATCAGCCTAATATTGGAATGCGCATACTATGCCGTTGCCACAAATTTATTTGGAGTGTTTCACAATAAATTGGGTTCACACCAGAGCATTATTATTTGTGAATTTTAATTGGTGACATGTCTTTTCTCAATGCGACTACAGGTGAACTCTCATCTTGCGCCTCGGCCTATTTTGCTTACCAGGCATGGTGAGagtttgcataatgttagaggaaGAGTTGGTGGTGACACGGTCCTGAGGTTTGCTTCTATGAACTTCAATATGATACTTTCAGATGATACTTTTATATACTTAAGTTACCATGTTGAGTTATGTAAGTAACAGGCAAAcggtactccctctgttcctttATATAAGCCATATAATTTCTTGAGAAAATTTCCAAAATATAGAGCATATTAGGACTGTAGGCAAATTAAGCCCTCTCCGAGTCACGCATGCAATTCATAAAATTGAGGAGTAGCAACTCCCCGCATGCAATCCTTCTTTCTATTTAAATGACCTGCATGCAACCCCTGGAAATTAGGCGATTGTTTTGCCCCATGTAGGCTGTATGTACCATTCAATTGGGaatcctttttctttctctctcaTGTAGCGGTAGCGCTCACGATTAGGCATCATTTTAACGTGCAGCCTGACTTTCCTATTTTTCCTCTAGTTTGGGagtcctttttctttctctcacATAGATTCAATGAGAGAGATATTTGTGGAATTTGTTGCCATACTAGAGGAAGATATCTGATTGGGAGGGAGAGAGAATCCTGACTTTCCTATTTTTCCACTAGTTTCACATCGTTCTCCTGGGGCTACTACGTCCAAAACCAACAAAAGTTAACAGTCCTAGACCATGCATTAATTTCCGTgcaaaaactatatggcttatatcaaGTAAGGGAGCGAGTAATATATATGGAAATTTTAATTATTTTACTTGTCAAGAAAGTATCACTCAGAATCATTTATCTTCTGGGAATTAGCCTACGTATTCACTTACCAAACTCCACTTCAATGTGGCTAATAATTTTGCAGTGAAGACGGAGAGCTTTATGCTAAGAAACTAGCCAACTTTATTGAGAAGCGCCTAAAGTCTGAGAAAACTGCAACTGTAAGTAATTCCATTAAATTGAGTTACACTTACAGGAGCAACATTGTTGTCAGTATTTACTTAAAAGAGACAATGTTTTCGATCCTATGAAGTGAGCTAACAGAGCCTCTTGCTTTCATTTGTGTTTGTGTTTTATGCTGTTTAGATTTGGACCAGCACTCTACAGAGAACAATTTTGACAGCAACTCCAATTGTTGGATTTCCAAAGGTACTTCCTTGAATGTTTATGATTTGTTTTACAAACGTCTTGCTATCTACAAGTATGTATCCTGATGAACGTTGGCCCTTGTTGGCAGATACAATGGCGTGCTCTTGATGAGATCAATTCTGGTGTGTGTGATGGGATGACATATGAAGAGATAAAGAAAATTATGCCTGAGGAATATGAGTATGTAGTCCTCTCTTATTTTCACAACAATTGTTCCGTAATATCTTATTGGATTTATATACAATGCCGTGCTATTTTGTTAAGTATCATGCTGCAAAGCTATCTTAATTTTCATATTAATCATAGCATGCTAAAAACTAGAAGTTTCGTCAGACATTTTGACATGTGTGAGTTGCAAAACTGAGCTGACAATATATAGCTGCACATTGCATAATTTCTTCAACAAAGCATTAGATTAACCTTTTCATAATTATTATATATTTACATCTGAACACACCGTTGTGGTGTTTTGTCATGTACTGTGCAACTTGCAACCAGGTCACGCAAGAAGGACAAGCTGAGATATCGCTACCCCCGTGGGGAATCTTACCTTGATGTGATTCAGAGGTTAAAAAATCTCACTGCATTGTTCAGAAATGCTGTTTTACTATTACTAGAATATGAAAACAGAAAACtatgaaaaaaaaaacatattCTGCTATTATCTTCACGGCTCCACCATAACTCATGTGCCGAGCTATTAAACTATCCTCAGGTTGGAACCTGTCATCATCGAGCTTGAGCGCCAGCGAGCACCAGTGGTTGTTATATCCCACCAGGTAAATTGCTATAGTTGATGAAACAAGTCTTGCGTAGAAACACTGATCTTGAATTGCTTACCCTATTTATAGGCCGTCCTGCGAGCGCTGTACTCGTATTTTGCCGACAGGCCATTGAGGGAAGTTCCAGACATGGAGGTAACATGGGACATTTTTATCTTTTGT
This Lolium perenne isolate Kyuss_39 chromosome 1, Kyuss_2.0, whole genome shotgun sequence DNA region includes the following protein-coding sequences:
- the LOC127292795 gene encoding uncharacterized protein, whose protein sequence is MIIRDIIIFETRLFHAEEKGGTQYSTYQTLFNCGEHRRGGGGGCRGDAGAGFHQPKCASTRPTNPPPSQASPPARQRYPVMGAGAAGVPQRKVFGDGRETGPAVGAVATGAPQNGCGSGSAERLRQRKVFGCRCSAAGVRLHGLRGRSDWRRQGFAQEAEEQRGSGELQMELCGRAMWGGCHAKLPQYP
- the LOC127292788 gene encoding 6-phosphofructo-2-kinase/fructose-2,6-bisphosphatase; the protein is MGTSGSKGMDGVGGAGGAALPGDGGVDGDEGSAGGAVTGSWHGGAQLYVSLKMEKARIIGDLVPHVYGSEPIIGSWDPAHALPMERELASMWELSFVVPPDHETLDFKFLLKPKDAATPCIIEEGPTRLLTGGMLEGDVRLANFRINGDDEPHEFRVFNKADIVSPLDLAASWRVYKENFQPSMVRGIPDVSINEAPAHATEDGSGSSLELDLEHYVVPTPTAPPTEYAANLAATPASLTQPSIWTNDIPLSDGIQSPSASADFQDHSDHNKDTEAPVADSSKKLQVSGMVESKSVGTLIPLQNQDRQKGLYVDRGVVSPKLGKSFSACSLASGLNFGSTKAMPEAAGAVAAAAVADRLHGSKEDRKLAIVLVGLPARGKTFTAVKLTRYLRWLGHETKHFNVGKYRRLKHGANQSADFFRPDNQEGIEARNEVAALAMEDMIDWMHGGGQVGIFDATNSTSKRRYMLMKMAEGNCKIIFLETICNDRNIIERNVRLKIQQSPDYADQPDYEAGLQDFLERLTNYEKVYEPVEEGSYIKMIDMVKGEGGQLQVNNISGYLPGRIVFFLVNSHLAPRPILLTRHGESLHNVRGRVGGDTVLSEDGELYAKKLANFIEKRLKSEKTATIWTSTLQRTILTATPIVGFPKIQWRALDEINSGVCDGMTYEEIKKIMPEEYESRKKDKLRYRYPRGESYLDVIQRLEPVIIELERQRAPVVVISHQAVLRALYSYFADRPLREVPDMEMPLHTIIEIQMGVTGVEEKRYKLMD